A genomic segment from Gopherus evgoodei ecotype Sinaloan lineage chromosome 6, rGopEvg1_v1.p, whole genome shotgun sequence encodes:
- the C6H5orf51 gene encoding UPF0600 protein C5orf51 homolog isoform X2, translating into MRSDAFLVKGAISLEKLKDLCKEDKETVNPSNLLQLYTQTVLDITYFEENQLADEDFPEDSSSQRVKELISILSDPEVLVKESNVHQDLIGVLGTELLECLSWRRGALLYMYCHTVKERGCWLTENTDLFKKCLNDGIHYLLKMLRFRYSPWLNDVSFQDTDTARLLSEGIFSDTHVLAMMYIGEMCYWGLKHSGEEKPGTHEINSESNTELYCSLHSAVLDFRDVGEKMLMKYVALCEGLLKGQDWNTANAKLILDYFKKFQS; encoded by the exons ATGCTTTTTTAGTAAAGGGTGCTATTTCTCTGGAGAAGCTGAAAGATCTTTGTAAAGAAGATAAAGAAACTGTAAATCCTTCAAATCTTCTGCAGCTTTATACACAG ACAGTCTTAGACATCACATATTTTGAGGAGAACCAACTTGCAGATGAAGATTTTCCAGAAGATTCTTCCTCACAGAGAGTTAAAGAACTTATCAGTATTCTTTCAGATCCAGAGGTTCTAGTTAAAGAAAGCAACGTGCATCAAGAT cTAATTGGTGTTCTAGGTACAGAATTGTTAGAATGTCTGTCCTGGAGACGAGGAGCTCTACTCTACATGTATTGTCACACTGTAAAAGAGAGAGGATGCTGGCTAACAGAAAACACTGACTTGTTTAAAAAG TGTCTTAATGATGGAATCCATTACTTACTGAAGATGCTAAGGTTTAGATACTCTCCTTGGCTAAATGATGTCTCATTTCAGGATACAGACACAGCTAGACTGCTCAGTGAAG GTATATTTAGTGATACCCATGTTCTGGCCATGATGTATATTGGAGAAATGTGTTACTGGGGACTGAAGCACAGTGGAGAAGAAAAGCCTGGAACCCATGAAATAAATTCTGAATCTAATACTGAACTGTATTGCAGCTTACATAGTGCAGTGCTGGATTTCCGAGACGTGGGAGAAAAGATGTTAATGAAATATGTAGCTCTGTGTGAGGGACTCTTGAAAGGACAAGACTGGAATACAGCAAATGCAAAACTAATCTTGGACTACTTCAAGAAATTCCAGAGCTAG
- the FBXO4 gene encoding F-box only protein 4, whose protein sequence is MAAGNAGHWGRLESVLRSSLRLLRDRRAQGPGQAAAAATERPSSGIQEACEEVCALQALPIDVQLYIMSFLSPQDLCHLGSTNQYWSLTVRDPLLWRYFLLRDLPSWSSVDWKSLPDVEIFKNSFSELNDNALYDYMTIYKKSCPPSRHLKPSRPTYGALTTFLVQSLITQAEPRFALFGPGLEELDESLVRRMMTCPEILPVAGLPQRQIHGIGSGVSFQFNSHRIFNILTLYSTTSMERKRARTEQTVTVNKMFYQENSIGGNQQAVHYNVIAQVKKVCEVADGFIYVANAEAHKKHDRQDEFARILAMIDPTLGPPNRPVLVLSCISEVGIKRIPCVHMAHQLQLNLLSQPWMVQDTVAATLSGLLNGIQWILGEVECKNAQ, encoded by the exons ATGGCAGCGGGCAACGCCGGGCACTGGGGCCGCCTGGAGTCCGTCCTGCGCAGCAGCCTCCGCCTCCTCCGGGACAGGCGGGCCCAGGGGCCGGGGCAGGCGGCGGCCGCGGCCACAGAGCGGCCGAGCAGTGGCATCCAGGAGGCTTGCGAAGAGGTTTGCGCCCTGCAGGCGCTGCCG attgATGTGCAGTTATACATTATGTCATTTCTCTCACCTCAAGACCTGTGCCATTTGGGAAGCACAAATCAGTACTGGAGTTTAACTGTGCGGGATCCATTGTTATGGCGATATTTTCTCTTGCGGGATCTCCCTTCTTGGTCTTCTGTTGACTGGAAATCACTTCCAGATGTGGAAATCTTTAAGAATTCATTTTCTGAGTTAAATGATAATGCACTGTATGACTACATGACAAT ATACAAAAAGAGCTGTCCTCCGAGTAGACACTTGAAACCAAGCCGTCCCACATACGGAGCTCTGACTACCTTCCTTGTACAATCACTGATCACGCAAGCAGAACCTCGCTTTGCCCTTTTTGGACCAGGTTTAGAAGAGTTGGATGAATCTTTGGTGCGAAGAATGATGACTTGCCCAGAAATTTTGCCTGTAGCTGGCTTACCTCAAAGACAAATCCATG GGATTGGATCAGGAGTCAGTTTCCAATTTAATAGCCATCGAATTTTCAATATTCTGACATTGTATTCAACTACCAG CATGGAAAGGAAGAGAGCAAGAACAGAGCAAACTGTTACAGTCAATAAGATGTTTTACCAAGAAAACAGCATAGGGGGGAATCAACAAGCAGTACACTACAATGTAATTGCTCAAGTTAAAAAGGTGTGCGAAGTAGCTGATGGATTCATCTATGTTGCTAATGCGGAAGCTCATAAAA AACATGACCGTCAAGATGAATTTGCTCGTATTTTGGCAATGATAGATCCAACTCTTGGGCCTCCAAACAGACCTGTACTGGTTTTATCCTGCATCTCTGAAGTTGGCATTAAAAGAATCCCCTGTGTTCACATGGCACATCAACTGCAATTAAATCTGCTAAGCCAACCATGGATG GTGCAAGACACTGTAGCTGCTACTTTAAGTGGACTGTTAAATGGAATTCAGTGGATACTGGGAGAAGTTGAATGTAAAAATGCACAATGA
- the C6H5orf51 gene encoding UPF0600 protein C5orf51 homolog isoform X1, which yields MAGAEVVALRQRLAGLGRRLERLRGAGGDDAFLVKGAISLEKLKDLCKEDKETVNPSNLLQLYTQTVLDITYFEENQLADEDFPEDSSSQRVKELISILSDPEVLVKESNVHQDLIGVLGTELLECLSWRRGALLYMYCHTVKERGCWLTENTDLFKKCLNDGIHYLLKMLRFRYSPWLNDVSFQDTDTARLLSEGIFSDTHVLAMMYIGEMCYWGLKHSGEEKPGTHEINSESNTELYCSLHSAVLDFRDVGEKMLMKYVALCEGLLKGQDWNTANAKLILDYFKKFQS from the exons ATGCTTTTTTAGTAAAGGGTGCTATTTCTCTGGAGAAGCTGAAAGATCTTTGTAAAGAAGATAAAGAAACTGTAAATCCTTCAAATCTTCTGCAGCTTTATACACAG ACAGTCTTAGACATCACATATTTTGAGGAGAACCAACTTGCAGATGAAGATTTTCCAGAAGATTCTTCCTCACAGAGAGTTAAAGAACTTATCAGTATTCTTTCAGATCCAGAGGTTCTAGTTAAAGAAAGCAACGTGCATCAAGAT cTAATTGGTGTTCTAGGTACAGAATTGTTAGAATGTCTGTCCTGGAGACGAGGAGCTCTACTCTACATGTATTGTCACACTGTAAAAGAGAGAGGATGCTGGCTAACAGAAAACACTGACTTGTTTAAAAAG TGTCTTAATGATGGAATCCATTACTTACTGAAGATGCTAAGGTTTAGATACTCTCCTTGGCTAAATGATGTCTCATTTCAGGATACAGACACAGCTAGACTGCTCAGTGAAG GTATATTTAGTGATACCCATGTTCTGGCCATGATGTATATTGGAGAAATGTGTTACTGGGGACTGAAGCACAGTGGAGAAGAAAAGCCTGGAACCCATGAAATAAATTCTGAATCTAATACTGAACTGTATTGCAGCTTACATAGTGCAGTGCTGGATTTCCGAGACGTGGGAGAAAAGATGTTAATGAAATATGTAGCTCTGTGTGAGGGACTCTTGAAAGGACAAGACTGGAATACAGCAAATGCAAAACTAATCTTGGACTACTTCAAGAAATTCCAGAGCTAG
- the C6H5orf51 gene encoding UPF0600 protein C5orf51 homolog isoform X3, whose protein sequence is MADAFLVKGAISLEKLKDLCKEDKETVNPSNLLQLYTQTVLDITYFEENQLADEDFPEDSSSQRVKELISILSDPEVLVKESNVHQDLIGVLGTELLECLSWRRGALLYMYCHTVKERGCWLTENTDLFKKCLNDGIHYLLKMLRFRYSPWLNDVSFQDTDTARLLSEGIFSDTHVLAMMYIGEMCYWGLKHSGEEKPGTHEINSESNTELYCSLHSAVLDFRDVGEKMLMKYVALCEGLLKGQDWNTANAKLILDYFKKFQS, encoded by the exons ATGCTTTTTTAGTAAAGGGTGCTATTTCTCTGGAGAAGCTGAAAGATCTTTGTAAAGAAGATAAAGAAACTGTAAATCCTTCAAATCTTCTGCAGCTTTATACACAG ACAGTCTTAGACATCACATATTTTGAGGAGAACCAACTTGCAGATGAAGATTTTCCAGAAGATTCTTCCTCACAGAGAGTTAAAGAACTTATCAGTATTCTTTCAGATCCAGAGGTTCTAGTTAAAGAAAGCAACGTGCATCAAGAT cTAATTGGTGTTCTAGGTACAGAATTGTTAGAATGTCTGTCCTGGAGACGAGGAGCTCTACTCTACATGTATTGTCACACTGTAAAAGAGAGAGGATGCTGGCTAACAGAAAACACTGACTTGTTTAAAAAG TGTCTTAATGATGGAATCCATTACTTACTGAAGATGCTAAGGTTTAGATACTCTCCTTGGCTAAATGATGTCTCATTTCAGGATACAGACACAGCTAGACTGCTCAGTGAAG GTATATTTAGTGATACCCATGTTCTGGCCATGATGTATATTGGAGAAATGTGTTACTGGGGACTGAAGCACAGTGGAGAAGAAAAGCCTGGAACCCATGAAATAAATTCTGAATCTAATACTGAACTGTATTGCAGCTTACATAGTGCAGTGCTGGATTTCCGAGACGTGGGAGAAAAGATGTTAATGAAATATGTAGCTCTGTGTGAGGGACTCTTGAAAGGACAAGACTGGAATACAGCAAATGCAAAACTAATCTTGGACTACTTCAAGAAATTCCAGAGCTAG